From a single Microbacterium terrisoli genomic region:
- a CDS encoding zinc-dependent alcohol dehydrogenase, with product MLAAEYVGDRTITVEERDPGALGADDVRIAVAYVGICGTDLHVFHGDMDSRVTMPATIGHEMSGTISAVGSAVEGWSVGDAVTVMPLSWDGTCPACLAGNTHICQNLDFIGIDSPGALQQYWDVPADVLVRLPAGVSLRDAALVEPVAVAVHDVRRSGLVAGDKVVVIGAGPIGVLIATVATSFGAEVVIAEIDPGRRAAAEQMGLKTLDPSGADQEAWVDEWTGHAGADVVFEVSGAAAAVLGATSLVKVRGTLVVVAIHPQPRPIDLHRLFWRELRILGTRVYERTDFEHAVELVAGGEIPADALITRIVPLSETESAFHSLEAGGAMKILVDVGAGA from the coding sequence ATGCTCGCTGCCGAATACGTCGGAGATCGGACGATAACCGTCGAGGAACGCGACCCGGGAGCACTCGGCGCCGATGATGTGCGCATCGCCGTCGCCTACGTCGGAATCTGCGGTACCGATCTGCACGTGTTCCACGGCGACATGGACAGCCGGGTCACCATGCCGGCCACGATCGGTCACGAGATGTCCGGCACGATCAGCGCCGTGGGATCCGCCGTCGAGGGATGGTCGGTCGGCGACGCGGTGACGGTCATGCCGTTGTCGTGGGACGGCACCTGCCCGGCATGCCTGGCGGGCAACACCCACATCTGCCAGAATCTCGACTTCATCGGAATCGACAGCCCCGGGGCTCTGCAGCAGTACTGGGACGTGCCCGCCGATGTGCTGGTGCGTCTGCCGGCCGGGGTGTCTCTGCGCGACGCCGCGCTCGTGGAGCCCGTCGCCGTCGCCGTGCACGACGTCCGCCGCTCGGGTCTGGTCGCCGGCGACAAGGTCGTCGTGATCGGTGCCGGCCCCATCGGCGTGCTGATCGCCACGGTCGCCACGTCGTTCGGTGCCGAAGTGGTCATCGCCGAGATCGATCCGGGCCGCCGAGCCGCCGCGGAGCAGATGGGGCTGAAGACACTGGACCCGTCCGGCGCCGACCAGGAGGCCTGGGTCGATGAATGGACCGGGCATGCCGGCGCCGACGTGGTGTTCGAGGTGTCGGGCGCCGCCGCCGCGGTCCTGGGCGCCACCTCCCTGGTCAAAGTCCGCGGCACGCTGGTCGTGGTGGCGATCCACCCGCAGCCCCGGCCGATCGACCTGCACCGGTTGTTCTGGCGGGAACTGCGCATTCTCGGCACCCGCGTCTACGAGCGCACCGACTTCGAGCACGCCGTGGAGCTCGTGGCAGGCGGCGAGATCCCGGCCGACGCGCTGATCACGCGGATCGTCCCGCTGAGCGAGACAGAGTCGGCCTTCCACTCGCTGGAAGCCGGCGGCGCGATGAAGATCCTCGTCGATGTGGGAGCGGGCGCATGA
- a CDS encoding carbohydrate ABC transporter permease, which produces MALAPVSDRLAADATSRRRPVRPQGRAPGRVPIGYLFVSLYTLLALAFGILPAVYAVFLAFTKVDGGFAGFDNFVKVVTDFRFVPAVLHVTFYLVIWLIMLVVFVVVLALIVHAVKVRWAGTALRFVYYLPGALAGASSVLLWLFVLDPTASPVSGLLRLMGMNSFVQVIQPGNLPAIFAIIAFWTGAGGWIVIMYGALNNVSSDVIEAARIDGANAVQIALRIQLPMLRKWIAYMGVMSLAAGTQLFVEPQLLSQASNAVVPNDYSVNQLAYQYAFQQNDFNGAAAISLILLLVALLLSWVFVTRGGLFEKE; this is translated from the coding sequence ATGGCCCTCGCTCCCGTGAGCGACCGGCTGGCCGCCGACGCGACATCGCGTCGGCGGCCAGTCCGGCCCCAGGGCCGGGCGCCCGGACGCGTGCCCATCGGGTACCTTTTCGTCTCGCTCTACACGCTGCTGGCGCTGGCGTTCGGCATCCTCCCGGCGGTGTATGCCGTCTTCCTTGCCTTCACGAAGGTGGACGGCGGGTTCGCGGGGTTCGACAACTTCGTCAAGGTCGTCACCGACTTCCGGTTCGTGCCGGCCGTGCTGCATGTCACCTTCTACCTGGTGATCTGGCTGATCATGCTGGTCGTCTTCGTGGTCGTGCTGGCGCTGATCGTGCATGCGGTGAAGGTCCGGTGGGCGGGCACCGCGCTGCGCTTCGTGTACTACCTTCCCGGGGCCTTGGCCGGAGCATCCAGCGTTCTGCTCTGGCTGTTCGTGCTGGACCCGACGGCGAGCCCGGTCAGCGGCCTGCTGCGCCTGATGGGCATGAACAGCTTCGTGCAGGTGATCCAGCCCGGCAACCTGCCGGCGATCTTCGCGATCATCGCGTTCTGGACCGGTGCGGGCGGATGGATCGTCATCATGTACGGGGCGCTGAACAACGTCAGTTCCGACGTGATCGAGGCGGCGCGCATCGACGGGGCGAATGCGGTGCAGATCGCCCTGCGCATCCAGCTGCCGATGCTGCGCAAGTGGATCGCGTACATGGGCGTGATGTCACTCGCCGCCGGCACGCAGCTGTTCGTCGAGCCGCAGCTGCTCAGCCAGGCCAGCAACGCCGTGGTGCCCAATGACTATTCCGTGAACCAACTGGCCTACCAGTACGCGTTCCAGCAGAACGACTTCAACGGCGCTGCGGCGATCTCTCTGATCCTGCTGCTGGTCGCGCTTCTGCTGTCGTGGGTCTTCGTGACGCGCGGTGGCCTCTTCGAGAAGGAATGA
- a CDS encoding right-handed parallel beta-helix repeat-containing protein, whose protein sequence is MALALLATGFVVASALAPLRAQAVQATTFYASPDGAGSGNCTVSEPCTLEHAQDVVRGQAHRGDVRVELADGVYRIASPLQFRAQDGGGDHTIEWAAAPGAHPTITGATKVSGWQPSDEGSGIWVADSRKGLDTRQLVVNGVIAPRAAIRLKNADVTPTATGLTINNPDLAYLADLPDQGRIEFESLGDFTNRYSPVQSISKSEITMAQPAWNNNTWGWDTVQNSFLAGPSWYLDNSLSFLTETGQWYIDPQAGKLYYKPAAGVNPNTLDIELPRLQSLVSISGTYDRPVTGLAFRGIQFSGTSWMGPSADGYADQQNGTFIKGDYAYRPADAFQTCSRGCEMFERARTSWFQEPAAVQVSAASRISFTENTFTGLGQSALGIGNDANATSSGVGLGASDIDVVGNRFMEDSGHGIAVGGVLPDAHHPSDPRMTNENILIQDNTISRVAVDYKDNSGILSTYVTNAQILHNEVSNVPYDGIDTGFGWGINDAGGSNDYVDRGYYNWNTLYTTPTTLKNTRVEGNLVHNTKSRFADGGTIYNLSANPGAVFDKNYLFNISGVGLYLDEGTRSTTWEENVVQGGSFVFTNAYSLRNNTSDNVIQNNWYNSGGISAPNAAAHNNTLIDNVRVSGANWPAGARQVICDSGVAAEYRTVLNANLFGFTGCATDAPVGSTYATTGSSALSSYFGQDGTALGIAARGADIWGAGGQHDDQFGAIYDEGSFRSGVSASVRVVSVNDANAWAKSGVMVRNDMTQAGASGGYAVVAVTARNGVVFEWDTDGDGYLDTDARANVDTRRPVWVQLTRSGTSFSASYSYDGANFVAIGSPVTLASAADTQDVGVFSTSHDTSQSAINQFDSFTQRSE, encoded by the coding sequence GTGGCTCTCGCGCTGCTGGCCACGGGCTTCGTCGTCGCCTCCGCGCTTGCCCCGCTTCGGGCACAGGCGGTACAGGCCACGACGTTCTATGCGTCGCCGGATGGGGCGGGGTCGGGCAATTGCACCGTGTCAGAGCCGTGCACGCTCGAGCACGCGCAAGACGTCGTGCGCGGTCAGGCGCACCGCGGTGACGTCCGCGTCGAGCTTGCGGACGGTGTCTATCGCATCGCCTCACCGCTGCAGTTCCGCGCACAGGACGGCGGCGGTGACCACACGATCGAATGGGCAGCGGCACCGGGAGCGCACCCGACGATCACCGGGGCGACGAAGGTCAGCGGATGGCAGCCGTCCGATGAGGGGTCGGGCATCTGGGTCGCCGACAGCCGCAAGGGGCTGGACACCCGACAGCTCGTCGTCAACGGCGTCATCGCGCCGCGCGCCGCGATCCGGCTCAAGAACGCCGATGTGACTCCCACGGCGACCGGTCTCACCATCAACAATCCCGATCTCGCCTACCTCGCAGACCTGCCCGATCAGGGCCGGATCGAGTTCGAGTCGCTGGGTGACTTCACCAATCGCTATTCGCCGGTGCAGAGCATCAGCAAGAGCGAGATCACGATGGCCCAGCCCGCCTGGAACAACAACACGTGGGGCTGGGACACCGTGCAGAACTCGTTCCTTGCCGGCCCCAGCTGGTACCTGGACAACTCGCTGAGCTTCCTCACCGAGACCGGGCAGTGGTACATCGACCCGCAGGCGGGCAAGCTCTATTACAAGCCCGCGGCAGGGGTGAATCCCAACACGCTCGACATCGAACTGCCTCGACTGCAGTCGTTGGTCAGCATCAGCGGCACGTACGACCGTCCGGTGACCGGACTGGCGTTCCGCGGCATCCAGTTCTCCGGCACGTCGTGGATGGGCCCGTCCGCCGATGGCTACGCCGATCAGCAGAACGGCACCTTCATCAAGGGCGACTACGCCTATCGGCCCGCCGATGCGTTCCAGACCTGCTCGCGCGGGTGTGAGATGTTCGAGCGGGCTCGCACGTCCTGGTTCCAAGAGCCCGCGGCGGTGCAGGTGTCTGCGGCCAGTCGCATCTCGTTCACGGAGAACACGTTCACCGGTCTCGGCCAGTCCGCGCTGGGAATCGGCAACGATGCGAACGCGACTTCATCGGGCGTCGGTCTGGGCGCAAGCGACATCGACGTCGTCGGCAATCGGTTCATGGAAGACAGCGGCCACGGCATCGCCGTCGGCGGCGTGCTGCCCGACGCGCATCACCCCAGCGATCCGAGGATGACCAACGAGAACATCCTGATCCAGGACAACACGATCAGCCGTGTGGCCGTGGACTACAAGGACAACAGCGGCATCCTGAGCACGTACGTCACGAACGCGCAGATCCTGCACAACGAGGTCTCGAACGTTCCCTACGACGGCATCGACACCGGGTTCGGGTGGGGCATCAATGACGCCGGCGGGTCCAACGACTACGTCGACCGCGGCTACTACAACTGGAACACGCTGTACACGACGCCGACCACGCTGAAGAACACCCGCGTGGAAGGGAACCTCGTGCACAACACGAAGTCGCGATTCGCCGACGGCGGCACGATCTACAACCTCTCGGCCAACCCGGGGGCTGTCTTCGACAAGAACTACCTGTTCAACATCTCCGGTGTCGGCCTCTACCTCGATGAGGGCACGCGGTCCACGACATGGGAGGAGAACGTGGTGCAGGGCGGTTCGTTCGTGTTCACCAACGCGTACAGCCTGCGCAACAACACCAGCGACAACGTGATCCAGAACAACTGGTACAACTCCGGAGGGATCTCGGCGCCCAACGCGGCAGCGCACAACAATACGCTGATCGACAACGTCCGGGTCAGCGGCGCGAACTGGCCGGCGGGAGCACGCCAGGTGATCTGCGACTCCGGTGTCGCAGCGGAATACCGCACCGTGCTCAACGCGAACCTGTTCGGCTTCACCGGATGCGCCACCGATGCGCCGGTCGGCTCCACGTACGCCACGACGGGCTCCTCGGCCCTCAGCTCCTACTTCGGGCAGGACGGCACCGCGCTCGGCATCGCTGCACGCGGCGCGGACATCTGGGGCGCTGGGGGACAGCACGATGACCAGTTCGGCGCCATCTACGACGAGGGCTCGTTCCGGTCCGGCGTGAGCGCCTCCGTCCGGGTGGTGTCGGTCAACGACGCCAACGCGTGGGCGAAGTCGGGTGTGATGGTTCGCAACGACATGACGCAAGCGGGAGCATCCGGCGGGTATGCCGTGGTCGCAGTGACCGCGCGCAACGGCGTCGTGTTCGAATGGGACACCGATGGCGACGGCTACCTCGACACGGATGCGCGGGCGAATGTCGACACGCGCCGGCCCGTCTGGGTGCAGCTGACGCGCTCGGGCACGTCGTTCTCCGCTTCGTACTCGTACGATGGCGCGAACTTCGTGGCAATAGGGTCGCCGGTCACACTGGCCTCGGCTGCCGACACACAGGATGTGGGTGTCTTCTCGACCTCGCACGACACGTCGCAGTCGGCGATCAACCAGTTCGACTCGTTCACGCAGCGGTCTGAGTGA
- a CDS encoding helix-turn-helix domain-containing protein, whose protein sequence is MTQERLDEVVRQRIRGLRLARGWTLDTLAARCFVSTSTLSRIETGGRRIALEQLVAIARALGTSVDQLVEPEDDEDVVIRPEPEHMGGATIWLLSRERDRSGVTIAKMRITAGSDSVEAQVHPGYEWFTVLTGIVHLQLGERTILVGEGQAAEFSTMTPHALTAHGAFAEILTIFDHDGDQAHLPGHRHG, encoded by the coding sequence ATGACGCAAGAAAGACTCGACGAGGTCGTTCGACAGAGGATACGCGGGCTCCGCTTGGCCAGAGGCTGGACGCTGGACACGCTCGCCGCGCGCTGCTTCGTGTCGACCTCGACGCTGAGCCGCATCGAGACCGGTGGCCGCCGCATCGCGCTGGAACAGCTGGTCGCCATCGCCCGTGCGCTGGGGACGAGCGTGGATCAGCTCGTCGAACCCGAGGACGATGAAGACGTCGTGATCCGTCCCGAACCCGAGCACATGGGCGGTGCGACGATCTGGCTGCTCTCCCGCGAGAGAGATCGCAGCGGTGTGACCATCGCGAAGATGCGGATCACCGCCGGCAGTGACAGTGTCGAAGCGCAGGTCCACCCCGGCTACGAATGGTTCACCGTGCTCACCGGCATCGTCCATCTGCAGCTCGGCGAGCGCACGATCCTCGTCGGGGAAGGTCAGGCCGCCGAGTTCTCCACCATGACCCCCCACGCACTCACCGCTCACGGTGCCTTTGCCGAGATCCTCACCATCTTCGACCACGACGGCGATCAGGCCCATCTTCCCGGCCACCGCCACGGGTGA
- a CDS encoding ABC transporter substrate-binding protein — MVGIHNVVRSRRRAALTAAALGVASVLLALTGCSSGGSTGSSNGSYGFPEAKQDTSSRITVWVDADRQAAVKAFEKDNPETKIKVVTYDGSANGSNSFKTKMQLFDRAGSGWPDVVFSSQNTDAAWASQKTAGKQAFAAVLDKGLVPKTILDGFAEGALNPCTVEGQVYCLRNDLAQAVLWYNKSLMDKFGYTLPTTWEDYQALGEKVAKEHPGYIVGTAGDAWTPEVFMWGSKCQANDITGPRTVTVNTDTTECKRAATLLDTLRENGTVPVVSVFTPEFVKKYTGKVLMMPGPAWYAGAIFNNPQSLNVPAGQLGVAAPLPWNGEDKAVTGNVGGGTWFISSHSKNLKAAEKFVQYVTTADAYQVELAPGYPAYAEAAQKWVAKQDASKYYATPLQPIVTAASQIWDGWGYGIFSQEAIWAKTITPGVTAGKTIVDMLPAWQQAIENQAKVDGYTVK, encoded by the coding sequence ATGGTCGGAATCCACAATGTGGTGCGTTCACGCCGCCGAGCAGCGCTCACCGCCGCCGCGCTCGGTGTCGCATCGGTGCTCCTGGCCCTCACCGGGTGCAGTTCAGGTGGGAGCACGGGCAGCAGCAACGGGTCGTACGGCTTTCCCGAAGCCAAGCAGGACACGTCTTCGAGGATCACCGTCTGGGTGGATGCTGACCGCCAGGCCGCCGTCAAGGCGTTCGAGAAGGACAACCCCGAAACCAAGATCAAGGTCGTGACCTACGACGGGTCGGCGAACGGTTCGAATTCGTTCAAGACGAAGATGCAGCTGTTCGACCGAGCAGGCAGCGGCTGGCCGGACGTCGTCTTCTCGTCGCAGAACACCGACGCGGCATGGGCGAGCCAGAAGACCGCCGGCAAGCAGGCCTTCGCCGCCGTGCTCGACAAGGGGCTCGTTCCCAAGACGATCCTCGACGGCTTCGCCGAGGGGGCGTTGAACCCGTGCACGGTCGAAGGTCAGGTGTACTGCCTGCGCAACGACCTCGCCCAGGCGGTGCTCTGGTACAACAAGTCGCTCATGGACAAGTTCGGCTACACCCTGCCCACGACGTGGGAGGACTACCAGGCCCTCGGTGAGAAGGTCGCGAAGGAGCACCCCGGCTACATCGTCGGAACCGCCGGGGACGCGTGGACTCCGGAAGTGTTCATGTGGGGGAGCAAGTGCCAGGCCAATGACATCACCGGCCCCCGCACCGTGACGGTCAACACCGACACGACCGAATGCAAGCGGGCCGCCACGCTGCTGGACACCCTCCGCGAGAACGGCACGGTGCCGGTGGTCAGCGTCTTCACACCGGAGTTCGTGAAGAAGTACACCGGCAAGGTGCTGATGATGCCCGGACCTGCGTGGTACGCGGGTGCCATCTTCAACAACCCGCAGTCGTTGAACGTGCCGGCCGGTCAGCTCGGCGTCGCCGCTCCTCTGCCGTGGAACGGTGAGGACAAGGCGGTCACCGGCAACGTCGGCGGCGGAACATGGTTCATCTCGAGTCACTCGAAGAACCTCAAGGCCGCCGAGAAGTTCGTGCAGTACGTCACGACGGCCGATGCCTACCAGGTCGAACTCGCGCCCGGCTACCCGGCCTACGCCGAAGCCGCGCAGAAGTGGGTGGCCAAGCAGGACGCCAGCAAGTACTACGCCACACCGCTGCAGCCGATCGTGACCGCCGCCTCCCAGATCTGGGACGGCTGGGGCTACGGAATCTTCAGCCAAGAGGCGATCTGGGCGAAGACGATCACACCGGGTGTGACGGCGGGCAAGACGATCGTCGACATGCTGCCGGCATGGCAGCAGGCGATCGAGAACCAGGCCAAAGTCGACGGATACACGGTGAAGTGA
- a CDS encoding PadR family transcriptional regulator produces the protein MAYPEILILRHLSRRPAHGYELRKRIEETTGIVINNNSLYPALKRFVEAGAVRMTVEQHESKPPRHVYELTDVGRELLHDLLSELPVAQAGDDLEFLTRLGQFAFLDPDERVTILDVRATALSARRDRLAALAERAPDEFWGSAVIARLRAQTEAELHWLDELGDQAARP, from the coding sequence ATGGCCTATCCCGAGATCCTGATCTTGCGTCATCTGTCACGGCGTCCCGCGCACGGGTATGAGCTGCGGAAGCGGATCGAGGAGACGACCGGGATCGTCATCAACAACAACTCGCTGTATCCGGCGTTGAAACGGTTCGTGGAAGCGGGCGCGGTGAGGATGACGGTCGAGCAGCACGAGTCGAAGCCGCCTCGTCACGTCTACGAGCTGACGGACGTGGGGCGGGAGCTGCTGCATGACCTGCTCTCGGAGCTGCCTGTCGCTCAGGCCGGGGATGATCTGGAGTTCCTGACCCGGCTCGGCCAGTTCGCCTTCCTCGATCCGGACGAACGTGTCACGATTCTCGACGTCCGTGCGACCGCGCTGTCGGCTCGCCGGGATCGGCTTGCCGCTCTGGCCGAGCGCGCACCGGACGAGTTCTGGGGTTCCGCGGTGATCGCCCGGCTCCGTGCGCAGACCGAGGCGGAGCTGCACTGGCTTGACGAGCTGGGCGATCAGGCGGCGCGGCCGTGA
- a CDS encoding EthD family reductase: MFCASVVYPESDGLNVDYFATVHAPRFAEMIGENCVRWEVHRAVATPGAPTPPFAVAAYFWVESAETFGVMLAEHGEEIYADIANFATVQPTRGWAEVL; this comes from the coding sequence ATGTTCTGCGCCTCTGTCGTCTACCCCGAAAGCGACGGCCTCAACGTCGACTACTTCGCCACGGTCCACGCTCCGCGGTTCGCCGAGATGATCGGTGAGAACTGCGTTCGCTGGGAAGTGCATCGTGCCGTGGCCACCCCGGGCGCGCCAACCCCGCCGTTCGCGGTCGCCGCGTATTTCTGGGTCGAGTCCGCCGAGACCTTCGGTGTGATGCTCGCCGAACACGGCGAGGAGATCTACGCGGACATCGCCAACTTCGCCACCGTGCAGCCCACGCGAGGGTGGGCCGAGGTGCTGTAG
- a CDS encoding SDR family oxidoreductase, with product MNPFDLTGRLAVVTGAKRGIGFAMAAALAAAGADVIGVSASLDPVSSEIADRVRALGREFTGYRVDFAQRDEVIAFAQGLAEAERPVDILVNNAGTIKRAPAAEHPLDWFDEVLEVDLTSGFVLSQILGRRMLEAGHGRVIFTASLLSFQGGINVPGYTAAKSGVAGLVKALSNEWASRGVTVNGIAPGYIATDNTQALQDDPARSQSILERIPAGRWGRADDLAGATVFLASEAAAYVTGAILPVDGGWLGR from the coding sequence ATGAACCCTTTCGATCTGACCGGACGGCTGGCCGTGGTCACCGGTGCCAAGCGCGGCATCGGCTTCGCCATGGCCGCAGCGCTGGCGGCAGCGGGCGCCGACGTGATCGGCGTCTCGGCGAGCCTGGATCCCGTCTCTTCTGAGATCGCCGACCGCGTGCGCGCGCTCGGGCGCGAGTTCACCGGGTACCGGGTGGATTTCGCGCAGCGGGATGAGGTGATCGCCTTCGCGCAGGGGCTTGCCGAGGCCGAGCGGCCGGTGGACATCCTCGTGAACAACGCCGGCACGATCAAGCGGGCGCCGGCTGCCGAGCATCCCCTCGACTGGTTCGACGAGGTGCTCGAAGTCGACCTCACCAGCGGGTTCGTGCTCAGTCAGATCCTCGGCCGGCGCATGCTGGAGGCCGGTCACGGCCGGGTCATCTTCACGGCGTCGCTGCTCTCGTTCCAGGGAGGCATCAACGTGCCGGGCTACACGGCCGCGAAGTCGGGCGTGGCGGGTCTGGTGAAGGCGCTGTCGAACGAGTGGGCCTCGCGCGGTGTCACCGTCAACGGGATCGCCCCCGGGTACATCGCGACCGACAACACCCAGGCGCTGCAAGACGATCCGGCGCGCTCGCAGTCGATCCTCGAGCGAATCCCCGCGGGCAGATGGGGACGCGCCGACGACCTGGCCGGGGCCACGGTCTTCCTCGCGTCGGAGGCGGCTGCGTACGTCACGGGGGCGATACTCCCCGTCGACGGCGGATGGCTCGGCCGTTAG
- a CDS encoding FAD-dependent oxidoreductase has protein sequence MTSHDAPHPVHHHEAGRHEAHHHEAGRHEARHHHDPESSAEYLDRGARQAAALTARTLDRAASALAAPVCSALDLGSGTGAGTVALARRFPEAQVHALDLSTQLLDRLKDAALVAGVADRVHTHPVDLDDDWTTLVPGGVDLVWVSLSLHHVADPASVLQRALSVLRPGGVLVITEMSGSIQLTPDDLGTGRDGLAARAASGLAAEGYPTTADWTVPLTDAGFVHTQRELMDLTVAGDDAEGAAYLAAQLSAWHSILAQSMSGDDLVALKAAESEIRAGSSPVTENSARVAWVAVRPDDTAPDAMEADVAVVGGGAAGLAAAIAMARSRRRVVVIDAGEPRNAPADGIHNALGNEGVPPRELLAKGRAEAESYGVLIVHGAATRAHGTIDDFTVEVDGGSRRVHARRVILATGLKDDLPDVPGVREAWGRTVLHCPFCHGWEVRDQHIAILAPDEVALHQVMLFRQLSKTVTVFLHEAADPTPEQWAQLDALEVTVIRPRVERLVVDGTRVRSIEVDGGGSYDVDAVAVVPRFNARTELYEALGGEATVTPFGRQIAVDARGATAVPGVFAAGNAGDPMAMVVGSAASGVATGAAVHADLAFSDLDRAVRARRAVHERAVNERRAASAMA, from the coding sequence ATGACTTCTCACGATGCTCCGCATCCTGTTCACCACCACGAAGCCGGCCGCCACGAAGCTCACCACCACGAAGCCGGCCGCCACGAAGCTCGTCACCATCACGACCCGGAGTCGTCCGCCGAGTACCTCGACCGAGGGGCTCGCCAGGCTGCCGCCCTGACCGCGCGCACGCTGGATCGCGCCGCGTCTGCCCTGGCTGCCCCGGTGTGCTCGGCGCTCGATCTGGGATCGGGCACCGGTGCCGGCACGGTCGCTCTCGCACGACGGTTCCCGGAGGCGCAGGTGCACGCGCTGGACCTGTCGACACAGCTGCTGGATCGACTGAAGGATGCTGCGCTCGTTGCGGGCGTCGCCGACCGGGTGCACACTCACCCGGTCGATCTCGACGACGACTGGACGACGCTCGTGCCCGGCGGCGTGGACCTGGTGTGGGTATCGCTGTCCTTGCACCACGTCGCCGACCCTGCCTCGGTGCTGCAGCGCGCGCTGTCGGTGCTGCGGCCCGGCGGGGTCCTGGTGATCACCGAGATGAGCGGATCCATCCAGCTCACTCCTGACGACCTGGGCACGGGACGGGACGGGCTTGCCGCCCGTGCCGCCAGCGGCCTTGCCGCGGAGGGCTATCCGACCACGGCCGATTGGACGGTGCCGCTGACCGACGCAGGGTTCGTGCACACGCAGCGCGAGCTCATGGATCTGACCGTCGCGGGCGACGACGCCGAGGGCGCGGCGTACCTTGCGGCACAGCTGTCGGCATGGCACAGCATCCTCGCCCAAAGCATGTCGGGCGATGATCTGGTCGCCCTGAAGGCGGCCGAAAGCGAGATCAGGGCAGGTTCGTCACCGGTCACCGAGAACTCCGCTCGCGTCGCATGGGTCGCCGTTCGCCCCGACGACACCGCCCCGGACGCGATGGAGGCGGACGTCGCCGTCGTCGGAGGAGGCGCCGCCGGGCTGGCCGCAGCGATCGCCATGGCCCGTTCGCGCCGACGTGTGGTCGTGATCGACGCCGGTGAACCGCGCAATGCGCCCGCTGACGGCATCCACAACGCGCTCGGCAACGAAGGCGTGCCGCCTCGGGAACTGCTGGCCAAGGGGCGCGCCGAGGCCGAGTCGTACGGCGTGCTCATCGTCCACGGGGCAGCCACCCGCGCCCACGGCACGATCGACGACTTCACCGTCGAGGTCGACGGCGGGTCACGTCGCGTGCACGCGCGCCGCGTCATCCTGGCCACGGGGCTGAAAGACGATCTCCCGGATGTGCCGGGAGTGCGCGAGGCGTGGGGACGCACGGTGCTGCATTGCCCGTTCTGCCACGGGTGGGAGGTGCGCGATCAGCACATCGCGATCCTCGCCCCTGACGAGGTGGCGCTGCACCAGGTCATGCTGTTCCGACAGCTTTCGAAGACGGTCACGGTCTTCCTGCACGAGGCGGCAGACCCCACACCGGAGCAGTGGGCGCAGCTGGATGCTCTGGAGGTCACCGTCATCCGACCCCGCGTGGAACGACTCGTCGTCGACGGCACCCGCGTGCGCAGCATCGAGGTCGACGGCGGCGGCTCGTACGACGTCGACGCCGTCGCCGTCGTGCCCCGCTTCAACGCGCGCACCGAGCTGTATGAAGCACTGGGCGGCGAGGCCACTGTGACGCCGTTCGGCCGGCAGATCGCGGTAGATGCCCGTGGAGCGACAGCCGTGCCCGGTGTGTTCGCCGCGGGCAATGCCGGCGACCCGATGGCCATGGTCGTCGGTTCAGCGGCCTCGGGAGTGGCCACCGGCGCGGCCGTGCACGCAGACCTCGCCTTCTCAGACCTCGACCGCGCCGTGCGGGCACGACGCGCTGTGCATGAACGCGCTGTGAATGAACGACGTGCCGCGAGTGCGATGGCCTGA